One Peromyscus leucopus breed LL Stock chromosome 2, UCI_PerLeu_2.1, whole genome shotgun sequence DNA window includes the following coding sequences:
- the LOC119087503 gene encoding LOW QUALITY PROTEIN: translation initiation factor IF-2-like (The sequence of the model RefSeq protein was modified relative to this genomic sequence to represent the inferred CDS: deleted 1 base in 1 codon), translating into MDTVREPGKTGWEDWAFESTARMLQGLVTPGDSDFPLPFPKSLQTVTHSRGSPPALLPASTGQAGCTSLCPSERRVTPPWWAQLGRWARRTPTPPPAQPQPPSSAGAEPGRQGAHCRRGAHRLSGRQRHCLRVPTPFHLRFLPRLRGARPQPPGLPARPARLPFGPLRPGPRTPEVGVGSRGARPAPRCRPGTASGITHSGLHRSAPPRVRSGLTCPAR; encoded by the exons ATGGACACAGTG CGAGAGCCAGGGAAGACTGGCTGGGAAGACTGGGCATTCGAAAGCACCGCAAGGATGCTCCAGGGTCTAGTGACCCCAGGGGACTCTGACTTCCCGTTGCCTTTCCCCAAGTCCCTGCAAACAGTCACGCACTCCCGGGGCTCTCCACCCGCCCTCCTCCCGGCGTCCACGGGACAAGCCGGCTGCACCAGCCTCTGCCCGAGCGAGCGTCGGGTCACCCCGCCGTGGTGGGCTCAGCTCGGGCGCTGGGCACGgcgcacccccaccccacccccggcacaGCCTCAGCCGCCCTCCTCTGCAGGCGCCGAGCCCGGGCGGCAGGGCGCGCACTGCCGTCGGGGCGCGCACCGCCTCTCTGGCCGCCAGCGCCATTGCCTGCGAGTCCCGACGCCGTTCCACTTACGGTTCCTGCCGCGGCTCCGAGGTGCCCGGCCCCAGCCCCCAGGCCTCCCGGCCCGCCCAGCCCGGCTCCCATTCGGGCCGCTCCGGCCCGGGCCGCGCACCCCGGAAGTGGGCGTCGGATCCCGA GGAGCCAGGCCCGCGCCCCGCTGCCGTCCAGGCACGGCCTCCGGGATCACCCACTCGGGGCTGCACCGCTCCGCGCCCCCGCGGGTCCGCTCCGGACTTACCTGCCCCGCCAGGTGA